A DNA window from Niabella yanshanensis contains the following coding sequences:
- the map gene encoding type I methionyl aminopeptidase — protein MIIIKTDEQVELMRKSALMVSQTLTEVAKMLKPGITTLSLDEFIGDYIKDHNGVPSFLNYHGYPFNSCISVNDVVVHGFPNKNELKDGDVVSIDVGIILNKWHGDHAYTFVIGEVAEDIQQLVRVTKESLYKGIEKAVSGNFIGDLAFAIQEHTEKKHGYGVVRELVGHGLGQSMHEDPQVPNYGKRGSGKKLKSGMVLAIEPMINMGKKDVFTESDGWTIRTKDGKPSVHFEHDVCVRKDKADILSNYAPIEEAERNNPNLFVCG, from the coding sequence ATGATTATTATCAAAACAGATGAACAGGTAGAGCTGATGCGAAAAAGCGCATTAATGGTAAGCCAGACTTTAACTGAAGTGGCAAAAATGCTGAAACCTGGTATCACTACTTTGTCTTTAGATGAGTTTATAGGAGATTACATTAAAGATCATAATGGTGTCCCTTCTTTTTTAAACTATCACGGATATCCCTTCAATTCCTGCATTTCGGTTAACGATGTGGTAGTACATGGATTTCCTAATAAGAATGAATTAAAGGATGGGGATGTGGTTTCTATAGATGTAGGTATCATTCTCAATAAATGGCATGGTGATCATGCCTATACTTTTGTAATAGGCGAAGTAGCTGAAGATATACAACAATTAGTTAGGGTAACCAAGGAATCGCTTTATAAGGGTATTGAAAAAGCGGTTAGCGGTAATTTTATCGGAGACCTGGCTTTTGCCATCCAGGAGCATACGGAGAAAAAACATGGTTATGGCGTAGTAAGGGAATTAGTGGGGCATGGACTTGGACAAAGTATGCATGAAGATCCGCAGGTGCCTAACTACGGCAAGCGGGGTAGCGGTAAGAAGCTAAAGTCCGGAATGGTATTGGCTATTGAGCCGATGATCAATATGGGGAAAAAAGATGTGTTTACTGAATCCGATGGATGGACCATCCGTACAAAAGATGGCAAGCCATCTGTGCATTTTGAACACGACGTATGTGTGAGAAAAGATAAGGCAGATATACTTTCCAATTATGCGCCTATTGAAGAGGCGGAAAGGAATAATCCTAACTTGTTTGTGTGTGGATAA
- a CDS encoding BaiN/RdsA family NAD(P)/FAD-dependent oxidoreductase encodes MGGGAAGFFCAVNAARMNPALKVTIVERSNKLLSKVKVSGGGRCNVTHACFDKVEMSKRYPRGGNFVKKLFHRFFTHDTINWFKERGVELKAEADGRMFPVTDSSQTIIDCLLREADQYNVQIRMHCDIKSIKSADSGFQLSTANDEELTASYVCVATGGFPKASMFDWLTRTGHSFSAPVPSLFTFNLPKHPVTQLMGVSVPDALVKITGTKLQQQGPVLITHWGLSGPVVLKLSAYAARDLAERNWEFDTIINWVPKYNEQTLKEHFLQLRNDNGSSLLYHKNPFGLPQRLWEFFLKECKIPESCRRADLQAKPQNELVKKLTNYLFSVKGKTTFKEEFVTAGGITLSEIDSNTMMSKKRPNLFFAGEVIDVDGITGGYNFQNAWSTGWVAAHTIAAM; translated from the coding sequence ATTGGTGGCGGGGCCGCAGGTTTTTTCTGCGCTGTTAATGCAGCGAGAATGAATCCGGCCTTAAAAGTTACTATAGTAGAACGTTCTAATAAATTACTATCAAAAGTTAAGGTGAGCGGAGGGGGGCGCTGTAATGTAACCCATGCCTGTTTTGATAAGGTAGAGATGTCAAAACGGTACCCGAGAGGAGGCAATTTTGTAAAGAAATTATTTCACCGTTTTTTTACTCATGATACAATAAATTGGTTTAAAGAACGCGGCGTCGAGTTAAAAGCTGAAGCGGATGGCCGTATGTTTCCTGTTACGGATTCTTCTCAAACAATTATCGACTGCCTGTTAAGAGAAGCGGATCAATACAACGTGCAGATCAGAATGCATTGCGATATCAAAAGTATAAAGAGCGCTGACAGCGGTTTCCAACTCTCAACAGCGAATGATGAAGAACTGACCGCTTCTTATGTATGTGTTGCTACAGGGGGCTTTCCCAAAGCTTCGATGTTTGACTGGTTAACACGAACCGGGCACAGTTTCTCAGCGCCTGTACCTTCTTTATTTACGTTTAACCTGCCTAAACATCCGGTTACTCAACTGATGGGCGTAAGCGTTCCTGATGCTTTAGTAAAGATAACAGGTACTAAGCTGCAACAACAGGGGCCGGTGTTGATTACCCATTGGGGACTGAGCGGGCCGGTCGTATTGAAGCTAAGCGCTTATGCAGCCAGGGACTTGGCCGAAAGAAACTGGGAATTTGACACTATTATTAACTGGGTGCCAAAGTATAATGAGCAGACTTTAAAGGAACATTTTCTGCAATTGCGCAATGATAACGGCTCATCGCTTTTGTATCATAAAAACCCTTTTGGATTACCACAACGCCTTTGGGAGTTTTTCTTAAAAGAGTGTAAGATCCCCGAAAGCTGTCGTCGTGCCGACTTACAGGCCAAACCTCAGAACGAGCTGGTAAAAAAGTTAACCAATTATCTTTTTTCCGTAAAAGGTAAAACGACCTTTAAAGAAGAGTTTGTTACAGCTGGTGGTATCACATTAAGTGAAATCGATTCCAATACCATGATGAGCAAAAAACGGCCTAATTTATTTTTTGCGGGAGAGGTTATTGATGTAGATGGCATCACCGGAGGCTATAATTTTCAAAATGCGTGGAGCACAGGGTGGGTAGCGGCACATACAATCGCTGCTATGTAA
- a CDS encoding aldose epimerase family protein: MVEISEQQHGKHPNGKDIFVYSLKNDAGTIVQITNYGAIIMAIKIKKSDNTYNDIVLGFDDPAQYWSESYLANYPYFGAVIGRYGNRIDKSAITIDGTDYNLNSTSPGFQLHGGVEGFDKKVWERIPSLANELVLQYISADGEEGFPGELTTQILFRLNDNNELSYELKATTTKPTAVNITHHSYFNLNNGEGDIQDHHLKINASHYLEQDSNYCTTGKVLSVAGTRNDFRNFKQTGKIENYENGIDISFPLDNPSLENVAAEAYSDDQDIKLQVFTTEPLVHLYNAVGAPVITGKNGTQYQPFSGFCYETQKHPNAIRIAGFPDTVLRPGEQYYTKTVYRITGK, translated from the coding sequence ATGGTTGAAATATCAGAACAACAGCATGGCAAACATCCAAACGGGAAAGACATTTTTGTTTATTCTTTAAAAAACGATGCAGGAACCATCGTACAAATTACGAACTATGGCGCCATTATCATGGCGATAAAAATAAAGAAATCCGACAACACTTACAATGATATTGTTTTAGGGTTCGACGATCCGGCCCAATACTGGAGCGAATCGTACCTTGCTAACTATCCTTATTTTGGCGCTGTTATTGGCCGCTATGGTAATCGCATCGACAAATCGGCCATTACAATTGATGGAACCGATTACAATCTCAACAGCACCAGCCCGGGCTTCCAGTTGCATGGCGGCGTAGAGGGGTTTGATAAAAAAGTGTGGGAGCGGATTCCCTCTTTAGCCAACGAGCTCGTACTCCAGTATATAAGCGCCGATGGTGAGGAGGGATTTCCCGGCGAACTTACAACACAGATACTTTTCAGGCTTAATGACAATAATGAATTAAGCTATGAATTGAAAGCAACCACCACAAAACCTACCGCCGTTAACATTACACATCATAGCTATTTCAATTTAAACAATGGCGAGGGCGATATCCAGGATCATCATCTTAAAATTAATGCCAGCCATTACCTGGAGCAGGATTCCAATTATTGCACTACTGGCAAAGTACTAAGTGTTGCCGGTACCAGGAATGATTTCAGAAATTTTAAACAGACCGGTAAAATTGAAAATTATGAAAACGGGATAGATATCAGTTTTCCGTTAGACAATCCATCTCTCGAAAATGTAGCTGCGGAGGCCTATTCAGATGACCAGGATATCAAACTGCAGGTTTTTACTACCGAGCCATTGGTACACCTTTACAACGCTGTAGGGGCACCGGTTATAACAGGGAAAAACGGAACCCAATATCAACCATTCTCCGGCTTCTGTTATGAAACGCAAAAGCATCCGAATGCCATAAGAATTGCCGGATTTCCCGATACGGTATTAAGACCGGGAGAGCAGTATTATACAAAGACCGTTTATCGCATCACTGGTAAATAA
- a CDS encoding galactokinase translates to MTIDNLKLEFEKNFNKPAQHIFFCPGRVNLIGEHIDYNGGMVMPCAITMGTTLLVAKNDDNIFRFRAVDFPETTDVARQSSYSKTGYEWFNYPVGVIHEFTQAGVELSGLDFLFSGNLPIGSGLSSSASIEVLTAHALNELFNGGMSKVELALLGKRVENEFMGLNSGIMDQFAVAMGKDSNAVLLNCDTLDYEYLPFEIGDYVLAIVNTNKPRKLVESKYNERFNECRAALKQLQQALSVDHLCEVSIEDFNKHRSLINDATVENRALHVISEDQRVKDARQALVSGNIKRFGELMYASHASLQSLYEVSGIELDTIVDFCKTFDDCIGARMTGAGFGGCAIALVKKESFDDFGVQLAKYYNEKVGYQPGIFSSVIAEGVRTIV, encoded by the coding sequence ATGACTATCGATAACCTGAAACTTGAATTTGAAAAGAATTTTAACAAACCCGCCCAACATATTTTCTTTTGCCCCGGACGTGTAAACCTTATTGGAGAACATATTGATTATAACGGAGGGATGGTAATGCCATGCGCTATTACTATGGGTACTACATTGCTGGTCGCAAAAAATGATGATAATATTTTCAGGTTCCGTGCTGTTGATTTCCCTGAAACAACCGATGTGGCCCGGCAAAGCAGTTACAGTAAAACCGGGTATGAGTGGTTTAATTATCCGGTAGGTGTGATCCACGAATTTACACAGGCTGGTGTTGAGCTGAGCGGACTTGATTTTCTTTTTAGCGGTAACCTGCCTATAGGTTCAGGACTGTCTTCTTCTGCCTCTATTGAAGTATTAACGGCACATGCTTTAAATGAGTTGTTCAACGGTGGGATGAGCAAGGTAGAACTGGCTTTATTGGGCAAGCGTGTAGAGAACGAATTTATGGGTTTAAACAGCGGTATTATGGACCAGTTTGCCGTAGCTATGGGTAAGGATTCTAACGCAGTATTGCTCAATTGCGATACCCTCGATTATGAATACCTGCCTTTTGAGATCGGCGATTATGTACTGGCGATTGTGAATACGAACAAGCCGCGCAAGCTGGTAGAATCGAAGTATAACGAGCGCTTTAATGAATGCAGAGCTGCGTTAAAGCAGTTGCAACAGGCATTGTCTGTAGATCATTTATGTGAAGTAAGTATTGAAGACTTTAATAAACACCGGTCTCTTATTAACGATGCCACTGTGGAGAACCGGGCTTTGCATGTGATTTCGGAAGATCAGCGGGTAAAAGATGCGAGGCAAGCCCTGGTTTCGGGCAACATTAAAAGGTTCGGTGAACTCATGTATGCTTCACATGCGTCATTGCAAAGCCTTTATGAAGTGTCAGGTATAGAACTGGACACCATTGTAGATTTTTGTAAAACCTTTGATGACTGTATAGGAGCCCGTATGACCGGCGCTGGCTTTGGCGGTTGTGCTATTGCTTTGGTTAAGAAGGAAAGCTTTGATGATTTTGGCGTACAACTAGCCAAATATTATAATGAAAAAGTGGGCTACCAACCTGGAATATTCTCTTCTGTAATAGCAGAAGGTGTGAGAACCATTGTATAA
- a CDS encoding DUF6265 family protein, with translation MNPKLPLAISIIIGMIACNATPKEKAATVKASPYERLDSISWLLGTWTDSSKIGKATETWRKENDSTYTAESFIVSQKDTIFYEQVKLEQRNNEIHCVIKTKGQHDNESVSFKLRSKDAEALVFENPQHDFPTQITYTKIGNDSLYAEISGLAKGQERKEGFPFKKTAQ, from the coding sequence ATGAATCCAAAACTACCGTTGGCAATAAGCATTATTATTGGTATGATTGCTTGCAATGCCACACCAAAAGAAAAAGCCGCGACTGTCAAAGCCAGCCCATATGAAAGGCTGGATAGCATTTCATGGTTATTAGGCACCTGGACTGACAGCTCGAAAATAGGTAAGGCAACTGAAACCTGGCGCAAAGAGAATGATTCTACTTATACAGCCGAAAGTTTTATCGTATCTCAGAAAGACACCATCTTTTATGAACAGGTAAAGCTGGAGCAAAGAAATAACGAGATACACTGTGTTATAAAAACCAAGGGACAGCATGATAACGAATCGGTAAGTTTTAAATTAAGATCTAAGGATGCCGAAGCACTCGTTTTCGAGAATCCTCAGCATGACTTTCCTACCCAAATAACCTATACAAAAATAGGAAACGACTCTTTGTACGCTGAAATTTCGGGCCTTGCTAAAGGCCAGGAAAGAAAAGAAGGATTTCCGTTTAAAAAGACAGCCCAATAA
- a CDS encoding NAD(P)/FAD-dependent oxidoreductase, protein MQQLSIWEAETFYAPQDIVIVGAGFSGLWAALHLKQKYPSKKITIIERGATPAGASGRNAGFACFGSLTEILSDIEIMGVDKTLQLISWRFEGLKIIRQHFNDIDFDYHNTGGYELLTHDSSLEKLSYINGLLYNITNATETFVPKNECIENFGFESISHVLENRFEGALHPGKLLTALMHKVIAMDVQVMFGTELKNFDENKDNIILNTSDKRTLSTQHLVFCTNAFSKSLLPEIAVVPARGQVLLTEPIPGLKLNGVFHYNEGFYYFRNLNDRILLGGARNTSIETEYTLDAFTTLPIQQALEDFLSKVILPGQRVAIQQRWAGIMAMGPDKSPVLKQLTDRTFCSIRLGGMGVALAPMMGKMLAEMI, encoded by the coding sequence TTGCAACAATTAAGCATTTGGGAAGCAGAAACATTTTATGCCCCCCAGGATATTGTCATTGTCGGTGCAGGCTTTAGCGGCTTGTGGGCAGCGCTGCACCTGAAACAAAAATATCCCTCAAAAAAAATAACCATTATTGAGCGGGGAGCTACGCCAGCCGGGGCTTCGGGCCGCAATGCCGGTTTTGCCTGTTTTGGCAGCCTTACCGAAATACTATCCGATATCGAAATAATGGGCGTAGATAAGACGCTCCAGCTGATTAGCTGGCGTTTTGAAGGGCTGAAGATCATCCGCCAGCATTTCAATGATATCGATTTTGATTACCATAATACAGGAGGATACGAATTATTAACTCATGACAGCTCGCTTGAAAAGCTAAGCTATATCAACGGATTGCTGTATAATATTACCAATGCTACCGAAACCTTTGTACCCAAAAACGAATGTATTGAGAATTTTGGCTTTGAAAGCATTAGCCATGTGCTGGAAAACCGTTTTGAAGGAGCGCTACACCCCGGTAAGTTACTGACCGCTTTAATGCATAAAGTGATTGCTATGGACGTGCAGGTGATGTTTGGAACCGAGTTAAAAAACTTTGACGAAAACAAAGACAATATTATCTTAAATACAAGTGATAAGAGAACCCTATCCACACAACATCTGGTATTTTGTACCAATGCTTTCAGTAAATCGCTGCTACCGGAGATTGCAGTAGTACCGGCGCGGGGACAGGTTTTATTGACGGAGCCTATCCCCGGTTTAAAGCTAAATGGTGTTTTTCATTATAATGAGGGTTTTTATTATTTCAGGAACCTGAATGACCGGATCCTGTTAGGCGGTGCGCGCAATACATCGATTGAAACCGAATACACATTGGATGCCTTCACCACATTACCTATACAGCAGGCATTAGAGGATTTTTTAAGCAAGGTTATACTCCCCGGGCAGCGCGTCGCTATCCAACAGCGCTGGGCCGGTATTATGGCTATGGGGCCAGACAAATCGCCTGTTTTGAAACAATTGACGGACCGTACTTTCTGTAGCATCCGCCTGGGCGGCATGGGTGTGGCGCTTGCCCCAATGATGGGAAAAATGCTGGCAGAAATGATATAA
- a CDS encoding EVE domain-containing protein produces the protein MAYWLIKSEPFKYSWDQLVKDKKTVWDGVRNYAARLNLRAMKKGDLAFFYHSNEGVEIVGIAKIVKEAFQDPTTDDDRWVAVEVAPHKKLKNPVTLAQIKAEPKLADMDLVRLGRLSTQSVKPEEWELVLKMAGE, from the coding sequence ATGGCTTATTGGTTGATCAAATCAGAACCGTTTAAATATAGCTGGGACCAGTTAGTAAAGGACAAGAAAACCGTATGGGATGGTGTACGCAATTATGCGGCAAGATTGAACCTGCGGGCCATGAAAAAAGGAGACCTGGCTTTTTTTTACCATAGTAACGAAGGCGTAGAGATTGTGGGCATTGCTAAAATAGTAAAGGAAGCTTTCCAGGATCCTACCACTGACGACGATCGCTGGGTAGCAGTAGAAGTAGCCCCTCATAAAAAGTTAAAGAATCCGGTAACGCTCGCGCAGATAAAAGCTGAACCTAAATTAGCAGATATGGACTTAGTGCGCTTAGGCAGGCTCTCTACGCAGTCGGTAAAACCGGAAGAGTGGGAACTGGTGCTGAAAATGGCCGGTGAGTAA
- a CDS encoding aromatic amino acid hydroxylase gives MNNYNNVIIDRLPRHLRQYIVPQHYHHYTPIDQAVWRYVMRQNYNYLKDVAYYPYIPGLKKAGLTIEHIPDLQTMNDHLKQIGWGAVTVNGFIPSQAFMEFQAYKVLIIAADIRQIEHIEYTPAPDIIHESAGHAPIIGEPEYARYLQFTGEVGTKAMSSKKDQELFEAIRKLAVLKELAGTGENLIKQAEEELMHIQANMGQPSEMALLARLHWWTVEYGLIGDLDHYKIYGAGLLSSIGESVSCMKPDVKKIMYTLDAVHYAYDITQPQPQLFVTPNFENLVNVLDEFADSLSYRRGGALGLRRAIECGMPCTAVYSSGLQVSGVFVGNRKEEHLSYLQTKGATALAVNHTELEGHGKAYHKAGFGSPVGKLINTGKPLEACTTGDLKQLGIEEGQTAVLHFTNGLDVRGVVGEILLNDNKIILIRFTECEVKDTNTGQVLFEPTWGRYDMAVGEQIVSVFAGAADKDAFEQVTLLPKEMPLSSYTEEQRALHQLYLQVRNVREGNAMKSDLVNVWAKIKTNHAHDWLCAIEILELVKDQPLLEDLRFEVEDYLEQLKTIQPGLSKLIDDGLNTMNQIAILPGVHTDL, from the coding sequence ATGAATAATTATAACAACGTAATAATAGATAGGTTACCCCGTCATTTGCGGCAATATATTGTGCCGCAGCATTATCATCATTATACACCTATAGATCAAGCGGTTTGGCGTTATGTGATGCGGCAGAATTATAATTATTTAAAGGATGTTGCCTATTACCCTTATATACCAGGGCTAAAAAAAGCCGGCCTGACCATCGAACATATTCCTGACCTGCAAACTATGAACGATCATTTAAAGCAGATCGGATGGGGAGCGGTTACGGTAAATGGTTTTATACCCTCACAGGCCTTTATGGAGTTCCAGGCTTACAAAGTGTTGATCATTGCTGCCGACATACGACAGATTGAACATATTGAATATACACCCGCTCCCGATATTATTCATGAGTCGGCCGGACATGCGCCTATTATAGGCGAACCCGAATATGCCCGGTACCTGCAGTTTACGGGAGAAGTAGGCACCAAAGCCATGAGCTCTAAAAAGGATCAGGAGTTATTTGAAGCCATTCGTAAGCTGGCGGTGCTGAAAGAACTGGCGGGAACGGGCGAAAATTTAATTAAGCAGGCCGAAGAGGAATTAATGCATATCCAGGCCAATATGGGGCAGCCCTCAGAAATGGCTTTGCTGGCCCGCCTGCATTGGTGGACTGTAGAGTATGGTTTGATTGGCGATCTCGACCATTATAAGATATATGGCGCGGGTCTCCTTTCTTCAATAGGTGAAAGTGTAAGTTGCATGAAGCCGGATGTGAAAAAGATCATGTATACATTGGATGCGGTCCATTACGCTTATGATATCACGCAGCCCCAACCTCAATTATTTGTAACGCCGAATTTTGAGAACCTGGTAAATGTGCTGGATGAATTTGCCGATTCTCTTTCTTACAGGAGGGGAGGCGCCCTGGGCTTAAGAAGAGCTATTGAATGTGGAATGCCCTGTACTGCGGTCTATAGCTCCGGATTGCAGGTCTCGGGCGTCTTTGTTGGAAACCGGAAGGAGGAACATCTTTCGTATTTACAAACCAAAGGTGCCACCGCATTAGCTGTTAATCATACAGAACTGGAAGGCCATGGTAAAGCTTATCATAAAGCTGGCTTTGGATCACCTGTTGGCAAATTAATAAATACAGGTAAGCCACTAGAGGCGTGCACGACCGGTGATTTAAAACAACTGGGTATTGAAGAAGGACAGACTGCTGTACTACATTTTACTAACGGACTGGACGTTAGAGGTGTTGTTGGAGAGATCCTCTTGAATGACAATAAAATTATTTTGATCCGCTTTACTGAATGTGAAGTAAAAGACACCAATACAGGTCAGGTATTATTTGAGCCCACCTGGGGACGATACGATATGGCTGTTGGTGAGCAGATCGTTTCCGTATTTGCGGGCGCTGCTGATAAGGACGCTTTTGAACAGGTAACCTTGCTGCCCAAAGAAATGCCCCTGTCTTCTTACACCGAAGAGCAACGCGCCTTACATCAGCTATATCTGCAGGTACGTAATGTAAGAGAGGGAAACGCTATGAAGAGTGACCTGGTAAATGTATGGGCTAAAATAAAAACCAATCACGCTCATGACTGGCTTTGTGCTATTGAAATATTAGAGCTGGTGAAAGATCAACCGCTGTTGGAGGATTTGAGGTTTGAAGTGGAAGACTATCTCGAACAACTGAAAACTATTCAGCCAGGTCTATCAAAACTAATCGATGATGGTTTAAATACCATGAACCAGATTGCTATCCTCCCGGGAGTGCATACTGACTTATAG